A single Tamandua tetradactyla isolate mTamTet1 chromosome X, mTamTet1.pri, whole genome shotgun sequence DNA region contains:
- the KCNE5 gene encoding potassium voltage-gated channel subfamily E regulatory beta subunit 5, translating to MNCSESQRLRTLLSRLLLELHHRGNASGLGAGQGPSMGMGMGVVPDPFVGREVARAKGDDAYLYILLIMIFYACLAGGLILAYTRSRKLVEVKDQPSQFCAEQEWATGGVPAAAAAAAETAARSLAEGRRLLATGEIPALARGTEGV from the coding sequence ATGAACTGCAGTGAGAGTCAGCGGCTGCGAACCCTCCTGAGCCGCCTGCTGCTCGAGCTGCACCACCGGGGTAATGCCAGCGGCCTGGGCGCCGGCCAGGGCCCGAGCATGGGCATGGGCATGGGGGTCGTGCCTGACCCCTTCGTGGGCCGCGAGGTGGCCAGAGCCAAGGGCGACGACGCCTATCTCTACATCCTGCTCATCATGATCTTTTACGCCTGCCTGGCCGGAGGCCTCATCCTAGCCTACACCCGCTCCCGCAAACTCGTCGAGGTCAAGGACCAGCCTTCCCAGTTCTGCGCTGAGCAAGAGTGGGCCACCGGAGGCGtcccagccgccgccgccgccgccgccgagaCTGCCGCCCGCTCACTGGCTGAGGGCCGCCGCCTGCTTGCCACCGGGGAGATCCCTGCCCTCGCCCGGGGCACCGAGGGGGTCTAG